CTGTGCCGCCGAAACTGCCTCCGCTACGGATGACAGCCATCAACTGGACGAGGAGGAAACCGATAGGTGCGCAGACAAATGCTACTCCTGCTTGCTATTCCTGCTCTGCATCGAGTAGCATTCCAAGACTGATAGGCCTAAGACACATAGCTTTAAACCCCATCCCCTAGACAAGACCAACAAATAAAATCGCTTTCTTAACTAACCGTTTATCTTTGATTCGTGCAGTTGCATGGATGACGACCAGTCGCAGACTGAGGACAGTAGCGCCGGCATGTGCAATGGCAGTCTCGGCCGCGAGATAATGAGCGCAGTGCAGCGCAACGAAGCggagatgcagcagcagcagccgggCAAGAAGGTAAGTGCAGGTAGAAACTGTCAACGCAGCGGGTGGTCACCATTAACACGATTTCACACCTTTCCAGACTGTGCGCTATGCGGACCAGGACATGTATTACGACGACAGCTCTCTGAACTCGTCGCAGGTCTCAGCGGGCATCGATGATTATCTGGATGAAGCACTTGTCGAGGACTACGGCAGCACCCAGGATGACCAGAGCGACAGCGGGGACGAGCAGAATGCCAGTCGGCTGTCCTTGGGCGTAAGTACTTGCTGCTGATTAAGTTTCCTTGtatatcaaaacaaaaaattctttaattacattttcagAGCAAAGGAACCACGGCCTCAAACAGCTTTTCCTTCCGAAAGAATCCTGCCTCTTCCTGCACGCCTATCGAGGAGCACCATGAGATGGAGATGGACCTGCAGACACCactgctcagtggtgcccagcCGGTCAAGTCTGAATTGAGTGTCAACCAGGACAACGATAACCTGGTTACCCTGGTGCACACGGTCAGCTTCTATCGCCGCCAGCAGAGCGCCAACGTGAGTTGATTACTTGTATCCTAACTATCAAATTCTAAGTACTTTGTGCCTTTAGAGCTCCAATTCCACACCGGTTCGCAAGATCTGTCGAGAGCAGCAGGTCATGCGATCAGCCCTAGCAGGCGACTGCCATGCCAAGCACCGACTGGAGTACGACTCTCCTCAGCAGTCTGATTACGTCGCAGGAGCAATAACTGACATAGCGGATCAGACCGACGAGGACGACGAAGAGATGCAGAATGCTCGGGAAGTAAACGATGCATCGCAGGCACAAGACAAGATCAAAAAGCTGTTGAGCGAGGTGtgcaagcagcagcaggtgaTAGGACAAGCCAGTCAGGCCCTTAACCTTTGCGCTGCCACCGTAGAGTTCTCCGGCTCCACAGAGTCCGTGGAGGGAGAGCGATATCTCCTTCTTGCAAGTAAGTATCTTTCGTTTGCGCATCTGTATTGTATTCAAGTATAAATTGCCTGTTCGTTGAATTCCAAACCGAATTGGAAATTCGAAATATGACCCCAAAGTCTCAGTGTCCAATTTAGCTGACATCTCTTTTGTATTTTTGCAGCCCATCGACGCCAGGCGTGTTTGGATGAAGTCCAGCGTTTAAGAGTTGAGAACAGTATTCGCCCGGTGGGTGCACCAAAAGAGAAGGGCCTACTGACGGTCAAGGACATAACCATTCCACTGCGACAGGAGTACGTGCGTAAAATGGCCTCGAACAACATTAACGGCCATCATCTTGTGTGCCTCCTGAAGTACAATGAGCACGTGCTGGCTACCAAGACAGTACCCACGATGCCTGGGCTGCTGTCCGTCAAGTTTCCCGATGTCCTGCAACTAAACAATGTATATGCTGACTTCAGGGTAAATATTGCAAGTTTTCTTTGGCCAATATTCCATTTTATTGCGTAAACTTCGTATGCAGATCACGCTAGAAATCTATGGCATGTTGGCCCAACGCGATCAGCTGCCGCACGAGCTGAAGTACCACATCAACCTGAACAAGAAGGGTGGCATCAAGACGCCAAAGAAGAAGGGCGGCGAGAATCGACTGGTGATGCCGCCAGTACAAAGTCCGGCGGGACCGCATGTGGTACGGACACCGCAGCTGGTGCAATACGGCTTTGCCATTTTCTCGCTGCGTGAAATTCAACGCACCACATGGACGCTGACCCAGGTGCTGGGCGTCAGTCCCCTGGAGGGCGTGGTTCACATGAAAGTCAACTGCGAACTATCCGTTAGCGTGGAGTACAAGGGATTCCTTACCATGTTCGAAGATATCTCCGGCTTCGGCGCATGGCATCGTCGCTGGTGCTATCTGAATGGCTCCGTAATCAACTACTGGAAGTACCCGGATGATGAGAAGCGCAAGACGCCCATGGGCAGTATAGATCTGAATTCCTGCACTTCGCAGAAGGTGACCACGGCACCGCGCGACATTTGCGCCCGTCTCAACACCATGCTGCTGGAGTGCGAACGGCCGGCGCTGGAGACGGACCAAGAGTCCTTGATAATCGTACCCAACGGACGTACCACCACGGTGCGCCATCTGCTCTCAGCCGACACGAAGGAGGAGCGCGAGGAGTGGTGCGCCCACCTTAACAAGGCACTGACACTGCTGCGCGCCTGGGGAACCACCCACTGACCCGCTGACCCATTGCAATCTTGTCAGCAGCACGGACAATGACCACAAACGGGCGGGTTGTTAACAGTTTTCTCTTTTTAAGTTACTCAATTTGCTATTAATCGCGTTCGCATTGGTattcattttgttttaactTTGCTTTATGTTTCCAATTCAAATTATTCGTTTTCATCTTGGAGTGGGACACGTTCGTGTTCGTCTATATCGACATAACCTTTtacttatgtatgtacattgAATTTAGGATGACTCGCTAAATATATAATATGTGTAAAACccagtaaaaaaaaacaaacgcCAGTTGTACACTGATTATTTAATATAGTTTATTGAATACTTTTATACACGTACACATTTACATTCACATATATCGTTTTGCAAGAACTCGTGGCTATGAAGAAATCGCTACGTGGCTTCCGCGTGTTAACTATCTTTTTATCTCTGACCATCCGGAATCTAACAACAAGTGAGAGTTAAAGCTTGCGTGTTATCACGACGCCGGCTGTTCTAGTGCCCATCTCGGATTCGGCACCAGGGTTTCTGTACTGTGTAGGTGGTTCATGTCAGGTAGTCAGTGTGTCTGCTCCTTGGCCATCTCAATTGACTCTGGGTGGAAGATGCATAACTTCCTTGCGCTTGTCACTTGGCCTAAAGGTCGGCCTAAAGGCTATCTACAAAAGTGGATTAcgcattgccgccggcggagTGTTCAGTGTGGGTTCCTCTACTTCACAACACTATCAAatgtatagatatatatttctcgtataggtatatatgtatatattttgactTGAATCTGCTGTTAGTTGTAAATCATCATCCAAAATATTACAGTTTGCCAGATATGCAGGATATACTTGTGCTTTGTACAACAGTAGCAGCGCCCTCGGTGGATCGGGTTCGGAATACagttatatatattatgtacaCACGCTGTTGCAGAAGGCGAAAGGCGAAGGAGGGGGGAACAACAATCGAAGACGAGAGCAGCGCAGCTACTGTTCGGTAATTCGGCATTCGCTGGTTTCGGATACACTGCCTCAAACTGCTTTGGATACTCCGCTTAGCAATCAAACTGTCAACGTTCGCTAGAATATTAGGGCTATAATACTGGGCATATTTCCATATACGTAATACGTAACATGTCTTGTCTCGTCTGTACTGTGTGGCTTGCCTGTGTTAGTTGGTGTTGCAGTGCAGTGGCAACGCAAAGATAAAGCGGAATTTCGATGCAAGTCTCGGGGCTGCTGAATTTGGATTCATCTAACCTAAGCACTAAACCGTAATCGGTGGccaatataaaattgaaaaaataacTGCCTAAGCTTactcatattcatattcatgtTCGTGTTTGTATTCGCATGTGGTGTGCGTGTCGTGTCGTGTTTGTGTTCGTGTGTATGTTGCTATGCACCTTTAATGAACAGTTTAAAATTCAACACTTAAGGCTACAACGGAATGTACAGTAaactattaaataaattaaatagtAAAACGATATGCGTGGAATACTATACATAAAAGACGGTCGCCGTGCCGGCCTGAGTTTCCTATGGATTGCCAGCCTGGCCGCTGGCCGGCACCTGGGCGTTCTGGCGCCGCAGATCCGACTGGGTGATGGCCGTGATAATGGTGCCCACAATCAGCATCACGGCCATGGTTATGTTGGCGGCTATGTCGCCAAACGTTGTGAACAGCTCCGAATAGAAGAGCGTGAAGCATATGCCGAAGGTTTGGGCGGAGGCGTTCAGCAGGCCGGAGGATGTGCCCTCCGGCTCCGGGAAGGTCAGCTCGGCGCCGAACTCGAAGCCCACCGGCAGGTAACCAGTCATAAAGAAGCTGTGAGGGATTGAGTCACAGGGAAACCATTTAATTTGATCACTCTCTACTGATATAGATTTATCTTCCAATAGAAACCTTCCTGCTTGATTGAACTTACCCCAGCAGCGAGGCCGTCAGGTAGACCACCGCGATGTGCCCCGTGTCCAAGGTGAAGGTGAAGATCCACATGCCCACCATGGACAGCGCGTAGACCGCCAGCGTCGTTTCCCTGGATGGAATAGAGGTTAACCACATTGAGTACAGCTCATTAAGCATTGAGAGCCCCTCATTCAATTAATAACAACTTGTGCAACTGCTGTGCCAAAACTTTCTCGAGCAGCCCGTTCTCAGCGGggccacatggcgtatgcgtaatgagTTTCGAACACGTTCGGAAAAGCCCTTGAAATCTGCTTGTGGCGCCTGTACTCACTTGAACTTGTGCGTCTTATCCAGCACAATGCCCGATACCACGGAGCCCAGCATCCCGGCTAGCACAATGCTGAGCCCAATACGTCCGGCGTCCACCTCGTGGCCGGGATAATACTTCAGCACCACCTGGAAGCAGACACCCAGCAATAAGACCCCATTAGCCGCTCATTAATCGAGTGGGAGTATGCGTTCGTACCGGATTGAGGAGCGTGGAAATGGCGTAAAAGACGCCCACATTGATGCCGTACGAGAGGAGCAGGAAGATGAAGTTCCGGTTGGTCATCAGGTTCTTCAGCGACTGCATGAAGCTGACTTGCTCCGCTCCGGAACTTTCCAAGAGTTGGGCCGCCTCCTGGGCGGCGGATGGCGGAGTGGGTGGCTTGTCCTGGAAAACTGCCAAAAGTATTATGGGATTATCACTTTTAATTCTTGCTGCTCAAACTTAATGGTTTATGGCGTTTATAACATGTTTAAAGATTTAATCAAAGATGTGGAATATTTTAAAAGCTCATAAAGTTTATAACGATTGTTTATTCAAatgtaaaaatgtaaaattgaTGTAAATTAACGACTTAAACTTACATATCACCATCAGGACGAGCAGGATGGAGGTGAGCCCGGCCACCAAGTAGAACATCATCTGCAGATCACTGCCCACCGTCTCGAGATCCGGTGAGTTGGGCACCAGCATGGGTGGCAGCACGAAGCCCACGGCCACGCCCAGCTGCAAGAAGAAAAGAGAGGGGCGGGATGTTCGATGGTACGTACAAGTTGCTCAAAGCGAAATCTGTTTCCGGTTCCGCCGCTGTCTCTGAATCCGCGTCTGTTTTTGCTCCGCTTCCGGACTTTCACTCACAACACCCCCTTCCCCCGCTGACCCCGTGCACTTGTGTTACCAGTATTCACGCTGCAACTGTGAAATTGATTTATGGTGGGCCTGGCCCGGATAGATGCATACTCCTGCTCCTCCTATGCCGGATTCCCCACTAACTGCTTTCCTCAGTTGCCtatgtgtttttgttttcgtcaAAGTTTGTGGCGCTGTTCCAGGGCAAAAAATAGATGTACACCCGGGTCAACTGCGACAGCTCCACTTTTTTCCGCATAAAAGTTGAGCTATGCAATTTTTAGTTGTTTTCCTTGATTTTTGTGAAGGACCGACAACGGGGTATCATGTGGATTATGTAACGTATCTCAAAAAGGATGCTCGTAAATCGCTCAATCAGTTTGATGTAAATAAAGTCGTTTTTGAACACTAGAACCTTGGGAGCAAacaacatatatattttcccaAGGATACTATTGATTGTAGGGTATCCTTCAGTCGAGCGTCGCAGGTGATAATGCTATTATATTAACCTTTTTTTCGGTGGCTATAAATCGGTTTTAGCTGACATATGACAGTCGGGAAAATAAATTGGACCGTAAAAGCACTTTTAGTGGcgtaaaattaaattcatatGCGCATTGAAGTAAAGTTAAGGCACCAAGTGCATTTAATCCAGTCGCATATCGcatattatttaattagcAAAGGCCTTCGGCGAGtgtttacattttaattgaattgaaacaCCTTGCCTTTTGTCCAAAAATAATCACCTGAGTCCCGTTGATTGTTTTCATTTAGGCAAACAAAGGAAAATGCCAGCCGACTGAGCAGCTCAgctccacacacacaataAACCCAGCGGAGCATTCCTTTTTGGCAATAGCTTTTGGTTTCCCCACAACAAAGGAAAGGAGAACCAATGGCGGCCAGGGGAGCGAACTCAATTCCCACTGACCTTTGCCACTATCGTGACCAAACAGACACCGATGCCGGAGCTGCAGGTGGTCCGTGCTTCGGGTTGGGGCCACCATTTAATGGAGCACGCAAACATAATCAGTTTTCCCTGTGCCATCTTTACTTAGCAGATTGCCATTCCACTTCATGGAGAAGGGCCGAGATTATCCGAGTAAGCCGAATATTTCGCATTCATCTGGGTTTCCCACGAAGAATTTCCCGCGGATTACGCAGCAGGCGTTGGGATTTTTCTTTGCGGAAACCTCTTTCAGGTAGAAAATCACTCTTTCCAGACATATGTAGTATATAGTACAAAgttgtttgtttataattaaaattgccTGGATATTCAAACGTTGTATAAGTTAAAAATTTCCAACGAAACACTTTCTCCTATATAAATCCTTCCGCAATAAATGTCAAGGATCCAGTTTGTTGGAACCgatgaatttaaataaatccgCTTGATTCGGCAATGAAAATTGGATTGGTATTTGAAGTACTTGGGCAAAGTGAGTCCGAGCAAATTCATAGAATTGCAGCCATTTGCATAAATGTATCCGAGTGCTGGGTCATAAACCAGGCAGATGCCAGCGGCTcatctccagctccagctccacctACATCTCCATCTCCCCATTGCCAGTTCCCCGTCCGTTGTCCGTACCCTTTGTTCCGGTCATTTGGGTATTTACGAGGGAACGCAAAAGGACATTCGAGTGGGACCCTAGGCTGCAGTCTGAGCTCCCGCTCCATGGCATCGGAAGTAAATATTTGAGTCGGCTGGAGACGGATCGAACGTCTGAGCCTCGTTTGGAGGGACTGAGGGTTCGCCAATCCGGCGGAATGTTCGCTGGCGGCCCTGGAGAACGTTATTCTCGACTTGGCGGCACAACTTGTTCCGGCCGTGTTTACATGGCCATCCGGAAAAAAAGCAACGTGGGGAGGGGGATGAAAGAGGCGGCGGGATAAGAAACTGTGTTTGCTCAGCACTCTGGCAACAATGCTCCTCCGCCAAATCCGTTTCAGCTCGGCTCAGCCAGTCAGAAATCAGAGATTTGGGGGGCGGATGAGATGCTGCAAGCGCGTGTGGTGCGTCGTCCTTGCCAGATAAGGCTGCCAAGGCGATtgggagtgggtggtggccCGGTGGCTGGGCGTTCGCTTTCAATGTCACTCGGTATGTGGCCCCACGCTGCGTTTTTTATGAAGGCTCTTTTTTCGGGCACAAGTTCGGCTTGGCATTTCGACAAGAGATTACCCGGACTGGCTTTAAGCCCTTCGCCTTCCGGCCCACTGTTCCACATCATCGCCCCATCCTCGTCCTCACCCTCATCCTCATCACGTTGCCCCACAATGTCACATCCCATTGTGACTTCCTACCTGGGACAAACGGAAATTATAAGCCTTTTCATCTGCACTCGAGTGAAAGGCAAATATGACACACAGGTGCGTTTAGGATGCAATGTGTCTTGCCGGGATGTCAGTGGGTGCACACGTGGAAATGGAAGTGCAAGTGGAAGTGGAGGTGCAAGCCCGATCTGGATATTTGAGCCCCATATTTGCACTTTCAGTCCTCCCGTCCGACGCGCTCGTAAATCAACATAAAGACCAAACTGCTCCACATCCCCTGACAGCCGCCTCGTCCTCCTCCCCTACCTTCCCTTCCCCATTCCCAGGCCCCTCTTTCCTCCTCCCTCCCCCCAGTGGCATTGTCATTCATCACCGGCCCACCTGACACTGCTGTCTGATGGCTAAGCAAGCGGCCTAATTGTTTTGCGGTGTTTAAGCCCATAACCTGTCGAAAGCAAAAAGTGCAGCCAATCTGCACTGTGTTGCATTAGATGCACATGCATCTAGGGTATGCTAAATATATCATGTAACTATTGGGTATTTTATATTGAATTTAATCCCATCTTATTTTGCTACAAAATAAATAGATGTGAATAATGTGGCTAATTTTGTCTTCATTCACATCTCTCAGATAATTTAAAACAAGCAACATGCATCTACTGGCTTCAACTGCAAATTGGCCTTAATTCGGTGAAACAAGTGGATAAACCACTTTCCCAAACACGTTCCAAATTCGTTGATGGTTAATAAAAAGTGTCTTCGTCATTGGCTTACTGAATTGCCATCCTGATTCCCATTCCCTGCAGGCAGTTCGAAAGTCAAGATCTCAACTAGTCGGTTGGCCGCCATCTCGAGTTGTGCACTTGCAACCGCATAATGCATGTCACCCCACCTCAGCACAGCCCAGCCCAGCCCATCTGCTCCTCCTCCCGCTGCTCCTCCAACGGCGACATTTCAATTGTCCAGCCCCATTGgaagatgacgacgatgaagGTATATTCGGGCAATCACTTAAGCTCGGGGAATTTCGGAGAGGTCATTTCGTTTGTTTGTCGCTGCTGAATAAATTGAACCTCTTGCCGCTGGCCAGAGATGCGGATGCAGTGCGCCAAATTGAATCCACTCAAAGAGCCTGCCGCATGCATTACCAGCATTCGGGAGCCATTGAGGCGGAACGAGGCGTGGCACGGGGCGACCCAGTCGTTGTCGGTTTTGTTTAACTTGTGCGCCAGTTCGGGCAACTCTTTTGGGCAATTTCATGATTGACTGGCCAGGATTCACAGGCCACCCGGCTCGAAAATGTCCGAGCAAGCCACTTCCGCCGCTCCGGAAGTGGGCTAGGGCCACGTTCCCACTTGTCCTTGCCCGACTTGCTGCATCAATCTACCGAATTGGGTCGGAGGCGGGCCACTGCCTTTTCTGTGTTAATGCAAATTCAACGGCTCACTAACTCACAAGACAATGTCGGAGCTGGCGTACATGGCATTACAGTATCCCATCGACGACGACggccacgcggcgtatgcgtgttCCGGCTATCCACTCACCTGGTTGCCAAAGACTCCCACGCTGGTGGCCGAGGACACCTGGTCCGGACCGAACCACACCGCAGCCAGGCGCGCGGGAAGCGACAGGATGCACACCTGGGCCAGGGCCACGATCGACTGGCCGATGAAGCTGACGTAGAAGAGCGACGGGTCCACCGAGAAGACCTTGATCCAGGCACCCACACAAGTGCCCACGATTCCAACGAGGGCCGTGATGCGAAGACCCTGTTGATGACACGCAAATGAAACAATTGGGGCTATAAACAATGGCACTGGCAACTTTTAAGTAAGTGGTACTTTTAAGTGAAATGAAGGCAAATTATCTAAATTATGCTGTAGAATAAGTAAAATGCTGAGAATACACTCCCTAAAGTTATGAAACAAGTAAAATGAGGCGTTATTCAACACTCTCTGGCCATATCCTCCTGTTTGTCCGTTCGTGTGTCCGTATGTCCGCAAGTTCGCGGGAACTACATAAGCTAGAAAGTAGGGATTAATCAGGATtcgattttatttttcattttctaacAGTGTGCCAAGAAATGTTTAAATGTCTCCCTCTTCTTCTGGGTCATATagtaatattaataataatgggatacataaaattaataatattttaaatacttaTCATAGGTATATTATCAATATGTGGAAATAATTATAGACTATTTTTCGCTCCACTGGCACTGCACTTACCACTTTATCCAAAAACCAACTGCCGGGGAATATGAGCGGTATGTACAGGATCATATAAATCATGGACGTCCAGTCCACCCACTTGTCGCTGATGCCATAGTAGCTGCGGGATAGGACCAAGCAAGAATGCACTTGAAGTTAATTTATGCAGCCCCAAAGTCAAGTTGTTTAATGAGCTTTTCGAAAACTTTTAACGAATTGCGCGACGCGATGTTCCGGAACCGCACGAATCGCCCTCGCAGCCCGTTCACTCACCGGGTTATTATGTTGTTGATGATGGTGTATTGTATCCACTGCATGGCATTCGAGGATGAGTAGAACACAAAGAGGATGAGCACCGCCCAGCGTCGGGCGTAGACTTTGTACCCTAAGAAATAGAAAGTGGAAATTGAATGCCAGCCAGGTGAAAGCCACTTCAGAGTGCTCATGACGCGGCCCAAGGCTTCCCATCCTGCGGAGGAGGACCCCGTGTAGAGCAGCACCGGATTAACTGGATCAGGGGCCGGGATTACACTACTCACTAGTTCTTCCCTACTTCCACTCGCGCCTAAGGCCTTTTCCGAAGCTAATATCCATGCAAATGATGGCGCCCACCATCGCCCCATTATCGTAACAAGTTAATCCGCCCTTTCTGTTTTCCTAGTGACGTCGCGGCCTTGAGGTTTTTTCGGTACGTCTCTAAATTTCCAACTTAAAGGCCTCCAATGGCAATCTTGTAAGTTATACTAGGCAGCTTATGTCTCTAAATTTATATGGGGGTGTAACTGGAATCTTTGGGATTATCAATATCCATAATAActtttgaatttataaaaacatttcCATTTATTGGGTTACTAATTTaagtatttttgttttgctgcaaTTACtttgttttgaatatatttaatgTAATTCGGCGTAGCAAAATATCCTGAATAAGATGAAATTAGGCCCCATGAGTTTATTTCCTCTGAAAATGGTTTCCGcgaaatttgaaattattgaTGGACTTGTAGCTTAACTAATTCCGATTCATGGAATCCGCGATTTTCGCTAATGAGGTTCATTTAAGTAACTATTTTTGCATTGACCTAAATCGAACTTGAATGAGAGCGCAAATTTCTGTTCAAATTGAGTGGAAATCCTTGGCTTTAAAGGCAATTTTGATTTGGTCATTTGTGGGAACTCTTAGTTTTCCCCGGAGTTTTCCTATGATTAAAATGTTTGATTACAAATAGAACGGGCACACTAAATGCGCAGTTTTGCACCTTGAATTAAATGGCTATTTGGTATCACTATGGAATCGCATGCATCGGATTGTTTATATATGCATGTAGTATATAGGCTTTGGTTCTATTTATAACCATCTTTTTTCGTTCCAATTTGTGACAATTCACAGGCGACGTCACTAACTTTTCGGCTTGCATGACATTGAAAGTACAAAACGCTTTGATGCCGTgctttatttgtatttttcagttttcagttaaAGCACGTGTATGCACAAACACAGCCAGGTACAATGGTCACACATGTGTTTACagtgcacagaaaaaaataagggattactaataaaacaataaatatttatgttattTAAGGTGGCCTAGTGAGGTATTTAAACTATATATGTAGGTGCAATTCCTTAGGTTCATAGAAGATTCTCAAAGTGcgatttttaataaaatatatttcctTGTTTAGGaaatttgtttcttaaatTCATAGTTAATCAAAGGTGACTCTTTTTTCTTGCAGTGCTTGCGGCTGGCTTGCTTTTAAGTGAATGTGCGGCGGTGGCTTTGGTTTTGGCAGGCTCGCCGAGTGCATTTGTGTGTGGTGATTGTGTGTTGCCTGGATTGCACACTGCACACCAATGCATTGCTCTTCGCACACCCACCCACGCACCCATACATCTATGCAGCCGCAACACAATCACAGACACGTAGATACTATTGCCTACCTTGAGGCGCAGTTAGGCCAGAACGCTCGTTCGCGTCCGACATGCAAAGTGCAGGTGCACATTCAGCTGCAGCGGCAAGTCAACTGCGCGACTGTTCGGCTTGAAATGCCAGCTAGGCGAGTGTTATAGTAAGTAGTGCCTCATGGCACCCACATCCACCAGTCGCCGGTGAGCGAGCGGACGGCAGGACTCACAGGATTGGGTTCGGATGGCAGTCGCTGGCATTCAAACGGTTGTCATGGCAAGTTTCGGATTCGAAAGTATCTAATATCTATTCGAAAAGCACGCCCAGAGATATTTTAAGGGGTATCT
This genomic interval from Drosophila mauritiana strain mau12 chromosome 2R, ASM438214v1, whole genome shotgun sequence contains the following:
- the LOC117136650 gene encoding anillin isoform X1; the protein is MDPFTQHMLEKAEQRSRALGISNASKFPLAECSVPSSSATSASAGDAGVLAPRSRSPGGQSAGSGGGKVVMLGKATLEASPAKPLRHYTAVNKENLDMGIEINITTDKPIGVQVEIQEQEVTDDEDQAEGGALNPLLEAEPVNQPLARLRDTSRSRLQRMGALYSNTDDLSSPIHRTEGQFHVTTGEEEDCGNRSSRQPKQRLGKLAALADTINQWEDDTSHHEVHRPLEAPPPKPHLSSRRAEKGPAPLPPKKDEVDEAARTKQLKWDPKVLSSLEAQGFLRRESSTIKHTYDYAKQEDTAPASKVEEAALTAKPPVPQKSTTVSQVAKNFASSAPAPKPAPAPAVSVKSGLVSGRAALFENKGTGGQTQGLRNQKDPCELSLKERMKLFETGNNKAMLPMAPIGSAPSITQIRAEEVKQHLAAVHPVTGAAATTVVAATKPKPESKLRDKVAALVANAQSSAETRIKDIDRQRQEDMQIISNRFNKQKELFDIQPSDSSGAAQARPPAPAPSRVVRPMPPPPPPPIAGLSPGLASSKRRSPGDAPTTDEDSKRARKSHSDRLYPALSDLDSSGDNCCAAETASATDDSHQLDEEETDSCMDDDQSQTEDSSAGMCNGSLGREIMSAVQRNEAEMQQQQPGKKTVRYADQDMYYDDSSLNSSQVSAGIDDYLDEALVEDYGSTQDDQSDSGDEQNASRLSLGSKGTTASNSFSFRKNPASSCTPIEEHHEMEMDLQTPLLSGAQPVKSELSVNQDNDNLVTLVHTVSFYRRQQSANSSNSTPVRKICREQQVMRSALAGDCHAKHRLEYDSPQQSDYVAGAITDIADQTDEDDEEMQNAREVNDASQAQDKIKKLLSEVCKQQQVIGQASQALNLCAATVEFSGSTESVEGERYLLLATHRRQACLDEVQRLRVENSIRPVGAPKEKGLLTVKDITIPLRQEYVRKMASNNINGHHLVCLLKYNEHVLATKTVPTMPGLLSVKFPDVLQLNNVYADFRITLEIYGMLAQRDQLPHELKYHINLNKKGGIKTPKKKGGENRLVMPPVQSPAGPHVVRTPQLVQYGFAIFSLREIQRTTWTLTQVLGVSPLEGVVHMKVNCELSVSVEYKGFLTMFEDISGFGAWHRRWCYLNGSVINYWKYPDDEKRKTPMGSIDLNSCTSQKVTTAPRDICARLNTMLLECERPALETDQESLIIVPNGRTTTVRHLLSADTKEEREEWCAHLNKALTLLRAWGTTH
- the LOC117136650 gene encoding anillin isoform X2 — encoded protein: MDPFTQHMLEKAEQRSRALGISNASKFPLAECSVPSSSATSASAGDAGVLAPRSRSPGGQSAGSGGGKVVMLGKATLEASPAKPLRHYTAVNKENLDMGIEINITTDKPIGVQVEIQEQEVTDDEDQAEGGALNPLLEAEPVNQPLARLRDTSRSRLQRMGALYSNTDDLSSPIHRTEGQFHVTTGEEEDCGNRSSRQPKQRLGKLAALADTINQWEDDTSHHEVHRPLEAPPPKPHLSSRRAEKGPAPLPPKKDEVDEAARTKQLKWDPKEDTAPASKVEEAALTAKPPVPQKSTTVSQVAKNFASSAPAPKPAPAPAVSVKSGLVSGRAALFENKGTGGQTQGLRNQKDPCELSLKERMKLFETGNNKAMLPMAPIGSAPSITQIRAEEVKQHLAAVHPVTGAAATTVVAATKPKPESKLRDKVAALVANAQSSAETRIKDIDRQRQEDMQIISNRFNKQKELFDIQPSDSSGAAQARPPAPAPSRVVRPMPPPPPPPIAGLSPGLASSKRRSPGDAPTTDEDSKRARKSHSDRLYPALSDLDSSGDNCCAAETASATDDSHQLDEEETDSCMDDDQSQTEDSSAGMCNGSLGREIMSAVQRNEAEMQQQQPGKKTVRYADQDMYYDDSSLNSSQVSAGIDDYLDEALVEDYGSTQDDQSDSGDEQNASRLSLGSKGTTASNSFSFRKNPASSCTPIEEHHEMEMDLQTPLLSGAQPVKSELSVNQDNDNLVTLVHTVSFYRRQQSANSSNSTPVRKICREQQVMRSALAGDCHAKHRLEYDSPQQSDYVAGAITDIADQTDEDDEEMQNAREVNDASQAQDKIKKLLSEVCKQQQVIGQASQALNLCAATVEFSGSTESVEGERYLLLATHRRQACLDEVQRLRVENSIRPVGAPKEKGLLTVKDITIPLRQEYVRKMASNNINGHHLVCLLKYNEHVLATKTVPTMPGLLSVKFPDVLQLNNVYADFRITLEIYGMLAQRDQLPHELKYHINLNKKGGIKTPKKKGGENRLVMPPVQSPAGPHVVRTPQLVQYGFAIFSLREIQRTTWTLTQVLGVSPLEGVVHMKVNCELSVSVEYKGFLTMFEDISGFGAWHRRWCYLNGSVINYWKYPDDEKRKTPMGSIDLNSCTSQKVTTAPRDICARLNTMLLECERPALETDQESLIIVPNGRTTTVRHLLSADTKEEREEWCAHLNKALTLLRAWGTTH
- the LOC117136653 gene encoding feline leukemia virus subgroup C receptor-related protein 2 produces the protein MDLKHSAGGAGENSETFIATSKSTDMITPKEKEGKGAKAAGGHNPPAEGYKVYARRWAVLILFVFYSSSNAMQWIQYTIINNIITRYYGISDKWVDWTSMIYMILYIPLIFPGSWFLDKVGLRITALVGIVGTCVGAWIKVFSVDPSLFYVSFIGQSIVALAQVCILSLPARLAAVWFGPDQVSSATSVGVFGNQLGVAVGFVLPPMLVPNSPDLETVGSDLQMMFYLVAGLTSILLVLMVIFFQDKPPTPPSAAQEAAQLLESSGAEQVSFMQSLKNLMTNRNFIFLLLSYGINVGVFYAISTLLNPVVLKYYPGHEVDAGRIGLSIVLAGMLGSVVSGIVLDKTHKFKETTLAVYALSMVGMWIFTFTLDTGHIAVVYLTASLLGFFMTGYLPVGFEFGAELTFPEPEGTSSGLLNASAQTFGICFTLFYSELFTTFGDIAANITMAVMLIVGTIITAITQSDLRRQNAQVPASGQAGNP